Proteins encoded in a region of the Paenibacillus pedocola genome:
- a CDS encoding ABC transporter ATP-binding protein encodes MAASATAVLLDVQGASRSFGGLKALSEVSLHINKGELIGLIGPNGAGKTTLFNLLTGVYPPSTGKIMLNNESVGGMKPFKINHKGAARTFQNIRLFTAMTVLENVKIAFHQHARHSLFSSMLRLPKHFKGEQEITQKAMDILKIFNLADQSEETAGNLSYGNQRRLEIARALAAGPKLLLLDEPAAGMNPNETRDLMNLIAWIREEFDLTILLIEHDMSLVMGVCNRIYVLDRGILIADGTPVEIRNNPKVIEAYLGQEA; translated from the coding sequence GTTCAGGGGGCCAGCCGTTCCTTTGGAGGCCTCAAGGCGCTTAGCGAAGTTTCCCTCCATATTAACAAAGGGGAATTGATCGGTCTGATCGGACCGAACGGTGCCGGGAAGACAACCTTATTCAATCTGTTAACCGGGGTGTATCCGCCATCGACCGGTAAGATCATGCTTAATAATGAGTCGGTTGGCGGAATGAAGCCCTTTAAGATCAATCATAAGGGAGCAGCGCGTACCTTCCAGAATATCCGGTTGTTTACGGCGATGACGGTGCTGGAAAATGTAAAGATTGCTTTTCATCAGCATGCCAGACATTCATTGTTCAGCTCCATGCTCCGGTTGCCGAAGCATTTCAAGGGAGAACAGGAGATCACTCAAAAAGCGATGGATATTCTGAAGATATTCAATCTCGCGGATCAAAGTGAAGAAACAGCCGGAAATCTCAGCTACGGGAATCAGCGGCGCCTTGAAATTGCCCGTGCGCTTGCCGCTGGTCCCAAGCTGCTGCTGCTCGATGAGCCGGCGGCTGGTATGAATCCGAATGAGACCCGGGATCTGATGAATCTGATTGCCTGGATCCGCGAAGAATTCGATCTGACCATTCTCCTGATTGAACATGATATGTCGCTTGTAATGGGTGTCTGCAACCGGATCTATGTCCTGGACCGCGGAATACTTATTGCCGACGGAACTCCGGTAGAGATCCGGAATAATCCTAAGGTTATTGAAGCGTATTTGGGACAGGAGGCGTAA